The genomic stretch ATTGTAGGGAGCAAAATAGCACTTAATTCTAATTACGTTGTGTTTTTTTCTTGGAAACCCTTGAAGAATAATTGGTACACCTTGATGCTATCCAAGTAAATACCTATAATGGGGAATCGTATTCCCACGAAATGAATAACACGAAACGACACGAAATCATTGAGTGAATACAGTAGATATTATTTAACCGTCATTAAGTGTAGTATAAATTGTAGGGagcaaaataatacttaattctAATTACCTTGTGTTTCTTTCTTGGAAACCCTTGAAGAATAATTGGTACACCTTGATGCTATCCAAGTAACTACCAGTTATTACATAACATTACTAAGAACACACTAGACCAATAAAACGAAAACATGTTTATTGATAGAACGATACAAAAATTAGTGTTGATGGGAAACACCACTGtcacaatattcaataatacttCAATACATCAATCAGCTTTGAATCCTAGTTGCGCGTGAACAACTGGCACATAGTCATCATACTGAGCTTGGTATAAATTTATAGCTACGGGACTACCTAACTTATATTTTTTCGCAAAATCTTGGATTGAGAATGAACGGCGATTGTCAGCAGAGGTCTTCGGCACTCTTGGTTCATCGAATTCGAGTTTCCCAGGCTGCTTGAAGAGCAAGAAGACGTATCTGTGAAGACCAGTCCCTTGTGGTGGTCCAGAACCGACATATTCAGCCAAGACTTCCCCAGTAGAAATATCACTGCCTTGGATGTTGCCCACCAGCCAGTGCTTGAAAGATCTAAATTTGGGATCTGTACGACTTGGAGCGTCAGGATCCACCATCGCCAACATGTACAAATCTGTTGGTTTCGCTGTGTAGTTGACTTGCGGTTGGTTCTTCACTTGGGTCGGAGTCAGCTCGTTACCAAGATCCGCTTTGACCCCACTATCGTAGGATATTTCCAGGATGTCACTCCACTGAAGATCGTCCAGCAGATCTGGGACGATACTGTGTGGAGGAACGGCACGTCCACAACACTTGGGGAATGGCTTGGTTGGGTCCTCTGGGATATGGCCCCAACGATTAGGAATTCCAATGGCACCGCATCTAGAAATAGGATATTTAAATAAGATCACTTTAGATCTTCAACTGTCTCTTCTCAGTCATaggaaaggtagatttcacatgaagCTATCTTCTcgaaatttcatattaaaaattcgtttttattattttagatgtttaatttgcacatTCCTAGTGGGAAAAAATGGTTGGATTTTTATGTAGTTATAATCAACCCAAAATTATGTTAGCAAACATATTCATCTCGGTTTAATTGTAACCTTCTATAACTTTAACAGCCCCCGTCTAGAAACCCTAAGGGAAAttggaagaataaataagaataattattgcTTGAATCACTACAGTTTtacgaaatttttaatttacactcaCATTGTAAAATACCCGACATAAAAATGTACCCAAACATTTAAATACCGCCATCttgaaaacaaaagttttattctaTAGCCATTGCTGTAGTAACTATTAAATGATTTGTTGTATCCAAAATAATGttcttttcaaaactatttttgtttcttagggaATGGGCAATAGAGAAATAAGACAATGTTCCACCTAGGACATCTTGTTTACATGGCCAATATAAATCAGTGACAACTTTCCTAAACTAAGAGGTCGAACAAACACTTACGCAGCCTGAGTCCACACGTTGTCACCTTTGCAGACATTGTAGGAGCAGTGACCGGGAACGTCGTACTGTTCCCCAACCTGGAACGTTTTATCATCTACCGAGCAGCCAGGGTCTGTAAAAAGGTGCTTCACATTATTCTAGAACATGGTTCTTGTTTTATAAGAAGAATTGTGTATGTAATATAAGAttgctataataaataaataaatatctattacataATAACTGCATAATTTCAGGGATATATGGGCTggattaattatgtttaattccTTAAATGATTTGaactttatttaaagtaatattagaataataatacagCTAATTATCACGcgtagaaaaataattatgtgttacTGATATAATCAGACAAAATGGTTCACAGACAAACCCCAATCGAGGAAAGGGTAAACATTGGGAAAACAGGCAAAACCTAACAATTCCTAGTCAAAACTCCACAGCCAACTCCACAGACAAAACTTTTTAGAGGAGGTAAGGTTAACATAAGGAAAGTTTTGAGCATATTCAATATGTACCCTCCGAATCGAAATGGTTAAAGAAGGTATTGTGTACAAAGTGAAGAAATTCCTACAACAACAGAGTTTTACATTTTTGCGATATTAGGTAGTCATATTTGAAACACTCGTATAGTTGATATTATGATGAAACTAAAGTAATGCATGAACgttacaatatatatttcaatatcaacTTAACGATACGCTACATAATATTATTCATCTACTTTAATTCCAGCTGTGTATACTGTTCATACTACATCTTATGGTTTATCATTCTAAGCATTAACTAAAATAGAATACTCATTTGGAATTGTTGAATGTGCTTAAAATGTGTAcgactaattatattatatattcgtACGTGTGTATGTCAACATTTTTCATTTGTCAAAACTTATAAAGATACAGACAATTCCTTGCCTGTATGTTTATAACTTCTGGGTGACCTATAATGGAGAATCGTACTCCCACGAAATGAATAACACGAAACTACACGAAATCATTGAGTGAATAAAGTGGATATTATTTAACCATCATTAAGTGTAGTATAAATTGTAGGGAGCAAAATAATACTTGATTCTAATTACTTtgtgtttctttttataaaaaagaaacgtTTTAGAGAGAAACGTTATTATGAGATTATTTACTCAATCAAAGGATTTATTTTAGATCAATGTTAATGTTTATATTCTTTCCATACAAAACTATAATGTTTAGTATTTCATAATTGTAGTCAATGAGAGTCCAAAGTTCCGACAAGCTCTGAATACTTCTTTTATGAATAGACGTTAGCCGATTAAACTGTAGTATCATCACTGAGTAGGTACGAAGTATTGTGTCTGTTTAGGTTATGGAGTGACAAACTGaagagaaaatgaaaaatatgctacaattttgaatatttgatccaactatactttttatattagagatgtagcctcgaaaagtgtttgataaatatgtatataattgtaaaccttttaacactttttcaactttttattttcataatatgaatgaaaataaaacgtttaaaaagtgttaaaaggtttataatcatatacatatatactttttaattatccAGAAGCGCCTTTTAAAATTCATGTCGTTGTAAGTTCTGTTCGTCTATCCACCTGTCCACATCCAACTCTGGATAGAAAGCTCTAGATACTGAAATATAGGTTTTTCTTGAATTACCTAATGAATAGCAGTTCTTAGTTACTAATGAGGttagaatacaaatttaaaatgcaacaaACTCGATCTGTTCGTCCGCCTGTGCTATATTTCATGATAGAAAAGTCTCAGAGACTTTAATCTTGGTAGAAAGGTTCCTCTTAAATCAAGAaagaatacaattataaattggGTTTGGCGTCAAAaggtaatgtaaaaagtaaattaaagatgtcttattttaccaggcgaactTAAAGCTAAGAAGAcgtctctaacacttaacctggggaccaacggcttaaaagtgacttccgaaccaccaccaatggccgagcaggcgggctgcttggaaggacaggatcgcttaggcggtcacccatccaagcagcagccacgctcgacgtaaAAAAGGTTAAAGACACTTACGTTTCCCTATCTGTCCGTCTGTTCGCTAACTCTTTCGATATGGGTTCTTTGACATGGCGTTGTACCTATTCATTATTAAATGGAAATTAGATTAAAGAGTTTTAgataattaagtgtttttaatagATAAGAATATAGCTATTAGTTTAATTGTCTGAAATACGAAGAATGGAGATATACAGGACAGTATATGACCTACAAGTTGATGAATACAAAGTTGAACAATTTTGCCCTCATTCTGTGTAATTACTTAatcttgatattttttattttaacacattaaaacttattattgcaCCTATGATAAAAAAGAGTATAATCTCCCTATAGTTTAtggtttttgtattaataatgatCCAGTTTTACGTTTATCTGTGAACCGATATTATGTAATACTAATTAACTTATAATTACGTTAAAACAAGATGAAACTTTTAGATATTTTCacctaaaaaaacattattccttAATAAGTGAGTATGTGGTGACgtactcttttaaaatatatatttaaaataatatttaattatacagggtgtcccatgaagaaacggagaaactgtaaggacttgttcttacggtgaaaataatgaaaaaagttcatatacacataggtccagaaacgcttagttagcgagctatacagggtaaaagatttcgcccagatttcagtgccacagttaaaagggagccctattaaattattttgggccttacccaggacgtaaaatttaatgtatattatgcaaattgaactgaaaaattgaataaaattggtaccagacctctagctgcagtaatttttaagatatctgaagaaatacgcaaaattcagtgtccaaaaacaagtttcatttaggtttcaagtagattaactttgttaaatgtgtaacaaacacgtaaaattctttaacaaaacttgcaaagaattaatttcttaagataatgatgtaaaataagccaataaaaattatacgtaaactttaagaaaatcaatttttaattaaataaataacgtacgaagaatagacaaaatcggttacactttttttcttactgaacTAATTATACGGTTGCATTTAGGATTCTATAGGCGGCGTCTTTATAACAAAGTATTAAACTTAAACTGACGAAactattactaacaaaattaacaccgttcagtgaaacaataaatcagtaacactacgtttcgagatctgtaatccgatctcttcttcaggtaaagaactaacctaatacataatattacaaactaggttaaaataaacaaatcttaccaaagcgttgtggcacgcctaagtcaggaatcacaacctacatgttgtttgtcaacttcactaactctctaaacatgcacttaataaaaaaatatacaaaacactaatcattaaaacagaattacggaatacaggtcacaatgcttCACACAATATGTTACGTCTATGTAATGTGgttctgccgttggaaataaatgaaatgaaacgtcttcattcgtctactaaccacctacgacatggatcagattgcagatctcgaaacgtagtgttactgatttattgtttcactgaacgatggcaaatgtccggaaaaatcctgtttccttcacaatccttccatcgtcaaaaataaccttcaaacaaagaaaattaacaCGCAATCCGTGTTTCATCATTATGTGTCTATAGTGATGAAACACTATACCCGACATTGACCCGACATGACTTTCTTAAAAACGTTTCTTTATCTGTCCGTCCGTCTTtcttgatagaaatgtcctaGAGAATTTAAATGGTACATAACTATTAGTCTAAGGAAGAGGTTCGGTATAGGAAAATGTATTTTCCGGTGAAAATATCAAAGAgtattaaatcttattttgaaGCGTTTCACTTCTGTTGATTTCAATTGAGTCCTTAATATACTCCGTTGTATTGATTTATTCATAAGAAAGAATTCAGGGATCCTTCGTCGGTTTTGGACAGATATATTATGAAGCTATATAATGCTAGCAGTTACCttgcggcttcgcatgcaattttgCACttgtatgagtacttctggttcgagtgaattatatttccgacgccaatttcACTGTGCCTTGTtcccacgatcaataaaatatgttaaaaagtgcatatttatgGTAATTCTTATTTCCTCTggtcttattatttttttgttccaaagctgataTTGAATCTctcacaatcaagaaaatataaacacatacacagctctgagaaatCTACTTTTGTCAAAATACAACTTTGATAAGCTACTGATTTAAAAGAAGGGCAGTCTTTTaaatcagtctttaaatttgtagtaaaagtttttaaatattttagaacatttatagcTGGTAATttgttcaaaagaacagtccagcgaaatttcatgtAGCATAGTttttgtcgactgcttcaaagagaGTCTTCGAAATCAAACTCTGTCCGTCttgtgttttaggacattttctaagttAGATTAGTACTTAGTACGTagtacctaatcgctgaaatctcaATTCGTTTAAAAGTTCTCAATTGTTACTTGTTGTGAGTGATActcattacaaatataaacaaattgaaaataataaacattgtttatacacaacatttgattatatatatatatatatatatatatatatatatatatatatatatatatatatatttattgaatgagcctgtaaaatgtaatcaaatgttgtgtataaacaatgtttattattttatatatatatatatatatatatatatatatatatatataaaatatttacatattatatattcaataaaggaacaactttagagactaagatgaGATTATTTTGTTAGTTGGGTGAAGCTTggagagatttttgaaataagaataggtctgTATTATTCTAAAAAACCGTAAGAACGTCCAtgaaaaatttcagtacaatggGTAGAGTAGGTTacgtgtgaaaacaaaacaaacaaacaaagtcacagtcacatttatattattattaggataagaattattttaattagcgTAATTTTGGAAGAGAAAATCCACTACAAGAACAATTTGACTGAGAGTATTATTAAAATTCGCCACCTATTCGTGAAGGAAGCATTCCAGAATTATTATATAATCTATGTATGATTTATAAACTACTCTAAACGTTTTGTTTAAACATAAAGATTGTGTTCACTAAATTCaacataaatacttattaaaatactactaTTCTCTGCTCCACGGTACTGTACTGCGTCTAACTTTTTTacgatatttttgtattttgaaatttttcataaatctAGTTCATCGACGTGCTGTATCCGatcaacttaattttaagtaaagcAGAACTCTTGATGTACCCACTACCTACATCAATGTAATCACTTAAATTAGTAGGTATTTTATCAAATCAGGTACGCACGCAATAATATGTGTTCTGCATTGAATAATAGaccagtaaaatgtaaatagaacAACATTAAATACGGAATGAAGTTAACATTAACTACGCATAATATCACTACGGAGTCATCCCACTTACCCGCGCCATGGACGGCCAGCAGAGGACACAACGCACAGACGAGAGCAACAGTCAGACGAACCATTGCGGACTGACTGGAGGTTGTAGAAAGTACCGCGGATCCCCCACTACCGCTGCAAGCTCCAATATTATGTAAACAGCCTTGGAGGCACGGCACAAGCAGGAAGTGTGTAGCGAGTACTCGTATTTGTAgctgaataaagaattattactaCAACTGAGGTTATAGTATTATTCTCGTACTCAGTATTGTTCTGTAATAGCGTTACGTACGGGCCTCAGACGTAATACAAACATCTTTAGAAAGTACTAAAGGATTTTGAAGAATAACTTTGactatttggtaaataatattaCCTCATTCGCCTTTCTAAATATTCTTAACAAACACTTTCTAAAttactattgaaaataataatttgaatcgGGTTAAACTTTTAACCACTTTCTTTATTAGGATGGCGGTAAAATAACTTTATGTATGTTCGGATTTAAGATGAATCAAACTATAACAAATATGATCCAAAAGATTATTTCGACTaccgttttatacttttaacccttttgatgacTTCCCATTGTGGTTTCTTGATGGACTACTTTGTTAGAAAACATTCCTTCATCGATTTCAAGAATGACTAGGTTGTGTTTGGCTGAATCGACTGCCATTTTAGTGCAGCGTCCAATATTtttgacgctgttacagacttgactgcTAAAACTGTTTGTTTGAAGAGAACAGACCGGAGTCAGgttcgtttgaagagataaaaaaagtcggcgacgaagaatcTTAAAGCAAACTATTCGCATCGTTTCGATATTATTAACGCCTAGACTTCAAATTTAGTGTCATTTAGGTGAGTAAATTTAAGAactgagtgcactatgatgttttagacatgatAATAAAGCACTATTAGACGAGTAAGGTCccagataccaggagtcaagtctttgaTAGTGTCAAATTTTAGGATTTGCACTACAGTGAAAAGAAGGTAGACTGAagcaaactcaaaattcacattgaatgtACCCTTTCTACCATAGCCAGGTTATGTGTACAAAACTAGGTCTTCTGCTTCTAttatgcaaattggctcttggttCCTAGACTGTAGCgctttttttctaattttcagtGTTTAATAAACTTAAGGATAACAATAGGTTGCAACGATGCTAATCCCCTTTCATAAAGGTCCCCTTTATTTTTTAGTTGAGagagaactattaaaaaaacattattgtttctacaatataatgaaaaatatcacaaatatgtaataaataaggtATACATTAATATTCAGTTATTGAGAAATTCTTTTTAAActctaacattattttaatgtctCAGGTGTTTTATGCTTctgatatacaaatataatggtGAAGCATAAACATTTACACTATTTATACTTCATTGTTatgtttgacataaaaattacacAAGTTCAATAAATAACCCCTTAAATCTTCTGAATTGtaaacaatagaaacaatattgtatagacagtaaagttttacttttattgtatcCTTTACTAAGTAACAGCAATTATAGAGCGGAATTCTaatgtaaatcaaattaaacatcaTCTTAGTTCCTAAATATAACTCGTCAAAAATTTAATACGAATAACGTGTCTTCTATTTTTGTTTGAGACTGATGTTTGCCTGGTCATCAATAGAACATTGACATTATCttcactttattaaaaaaactgagaTCAAGGTAACAGCAAAACCTCTATTTATCAGATCCAATAAGAAGCTGTCTGAAGCTCGACAAGATGAATGGAACCGACAGCAGCTAGATTAGCCCCCTGCTACTGTTGGAggtgaaaaacaatttaataaggtCACTTCTTCCTTTCTCGTAAATCACCCTcacatagtaaaaataaaatgtagtttttaatgttttaatttataatcccAAATATTCTGTCACGTGCATgaacttcaaaatataaacaaattataaatagcaAAAGCAGACGTGTAAAATTAGATCACAGGTCTTTGAAACTAATTTTAGTTTCTGtaaaatgtgaattaatattcATTCATGCAGTTAAAAAAGGATCAAATAGAACTTTACAACTTTATCACATAAGATACTACAACAATCTATGTATAAGACTGGacgcaataataataatatgatttaaaccATTCCCATGTTTGAACGAGTGTTAATGACGGgctgaattaaaattgaaattcacGTTGAATTGAAATTCACGTTCTACATGATAAATATTGCCACTGTGGGGGGTTTGGGACGCTTGTGATACATTGGGGTGAGTATCTAGGGCTAAGACTATTTTATGGACATCCTCTTACGTAACACGCCCTCCTGATACGTTTTAACGCCCTATATAATGTTTGCTGGTATAAAACAAGAGGGCGGAGACTCACGTCCATAATGTATACAATTACTCCGAATACATAGTATTTGGATAATCCCGACTTACTTTTCATTCTACAGAAAGATTAATAATCCAGGAAAATCCATAACCTTCTTTAAAGATATGGAGATAAAGGCCCtgtacatataaatacaataaacatctcgcggtagaaaatttttaaatcttatttggTGCCAACGTTCTATACGGTAAAAGTCAACTATGGTTTTTCAGCGCATTTCCAGACAAGTGAGTGAAGCCCTAAAAGAACAGAGTAGAGTTTCTAAAGGTCGGAAGTTTCCAGTGACCTGACATGCCAGAAGTCGGCAGGCTCTAGAGAGTTGGGGCTTCCAGAAGCCGGAAACTGGCTAAAACCAGAATATTTCGAGCTCCAGTCTGAGAGATGCCAGAAACCAAGAACAATCAGATCCATGGAATTGCCAGAGGCTACGCCCACCAGTGGGGGGGGACGTCCTAGAGACTGAGAGCTCCAGAGGCCGAGACGTAACGTAGGCCGGTACCTGCTAGAGGTCGGAGCCTGACAGAGTACAGGAGCTCCTAGAGACTGAAATCTCTTGGAGCCTGAACAGTCCCAAAATAAGATACCTGACAGAGACAGGAAGCTTTTTTAAGGCGGGGGCTTAGACAGAGTTACTTTTCATTTACACTCAGATTGCCTTATTGAACCAGGTTGGACGATAAAGTAAGTTTCAACGTGCCTGGTTTACAAATTGCATTTGGAATATACCTAGATCTTGGGACTAGTGAGCAAAAAGatcttctttattattttaacagtgcTATGAAGCACACCTTAATAAACGAAAACGTAAAATGAATGTGGAAAAGATAtcgcaataaatattttaactaagaaatataaataattctgaatGAAAACTCCatgtctacatagacaagaataagttccaCGATGGTGCTGCATTTCCATTGTCTGTCGAccacatatttttaagattaaatgaGCCGTGACCTAAATGACTTTTTTCATGCAAAGCCTGCCATGCAATATGTTGTGTGGCGTGCTCCTAGGTTGTTATGGTACAAAAATAGAATCATAGGTTCCAAAAATTGGAGGCTTTCCTCTTCTacatgaatttaaaaactccataatACATAcgcaaacataaataaatatacagtgatAAACTCACTATTGTATGCTACTGATTAGGCGATATTCATTGTTTCCTCAACTGTCAACTTTCCGCGGTGTACAAAAGGTTCTATAAACTGTGCATGTATCATTCATGTAGTTTGTGAATTTTTGATGGATACGAACCGAAGGTATATGTTTGATGTACAAACTTACCAATTGGTTCCGTTTTCTTCGAATGGAGAGTTCATCACCATTCCAATTCTTGAAAAAAACGTATTGTTCTACCTGTGTTACGTAGATGGTAAATTTGTGAAATCCTGTTATTTGGTTTTAACGTgcattgtcaataataaacttaaagcCAAGGAATGATGAtccctttattatttaaactaattcatAGTAGAACGAGGAGCGTATGGGAGTAATATATCCTCCTATTGATTCGACCAATCTCATAATTGAGATTTCAGATAGTTTTCTTCATAAACTCGAACTTTTTGGCTTTTACCAGTACAGTAAGACAAATTTAGAtgagagaaattaatttttttcaagcaCAGAAGTACTGGACACATTATGCCTTTAGGGAAAGGATCCCCTAGTGAAGAAGTCAATATTAGAACGAAAagttaaacttatataaatcTTCATCACCTACGCTTgcataattttcattatttgattacAAATTCCTGATGATCTATTTAATTGTGTGATGTAATGACCACAACTCGACCAATAGCTATGATTGAGATCAAGAATATGTGCCGTAGCCTATTGTCCTAGAAGGGACCTGTTGACACCTCCATTAAAGCATTCAACAATTTTCTTATCTGATGAAGTCAAACAAGTGCCAAGAGTCGTTACAGATTATTTAATATCACTATCGCTATTACTTATATATCATCTCAAATATGACTGGGT from Homalodisca vitripennis isolate AUS2020 chromosome 2, UT_GWSS_2.1, whole genome shotgun sequence encodes the following:
- the LOC124353775 gene encoding protein D1-like isoform X1; its protein translation is MVRLTVALVCALCPLLAVHGADPGCSVDDKTFQVGEQYDVPGHCSYNVCKGDNVWTQAACGAIGIPNRWGHIPEDPTKPFPKCCGRAVPPHSIVPDLLDDLQWSDILEISYDSGVKADLGNELTPTQVKNQPQVNYTAKPTDLYMLAMVDPDAPSRTDPKFRSFKHWLVGNIQGSDISTGEVLAEYVGSGPPQGTGLHRYVFLLFKQPGKLEFDEPRVPKTSADNRRSFSIQDFAKKYKLGSPVAINLYQAQYDDYVPVVHAQLGFKAD
- the LOC124353775 gene encoding protein D1-like isoform X2, which codes for MVRLTVALVCAFCPLLAVHGADPGCSVDDKTFQVGEQYDVPGHCSYNVCKGDNVWTQAACGAIGIPNRWGHIPEDPTKPFPKCCGRAVPPHSIVPDLLDDLQWSDILEISYDSGVKADLGNELTPTQVKNQPQVNYTAKPTDLYMLAMVDPDAPSRTDPKFRSFKHWLVGNIQGSDISTGEVLAEYVGSGPPQGTGLHRYVFLLFKQPGKLEFDEPRVPKTSADNRRSFSIQDFAKKYKLGSPVAINLYQAQYDDYVPVVHAQLGFKAD